The following coding sequences lie in one Arthrobacter sp. SLBN-122 genomic window:
- the miaB gene encoding tRNA (N6-isopentenyl adenosine(37)-C2)-methylthiotransferase MiaB: MSLTIPSPHSGAAPSVEPDAVPLSGSVPAGGAQPRTYQVRTFGCQMNVHDSERMAGMLEDAGYVPADGEHADVVVFNTCAVRENADNKLYGNLGILAPVKAANPGMQIAVGGCLAQKDRETILKKAPWVDAVFGTHNVGALPALLDRARHNNEAQLEILESLDVFPSTLPTKRDSVYSGWVSISVGCNNTCTFCIVPALRGKEKDRRPGDILAEIQALVDDGAIEVTLLGQNVNSYGVEFGDRQAFSKLLRACGDIQGLERVRFTSPHPAAFTDDVIDAMAETPNVMPQLHMPLQSGSDRILKAMKRSYRSTKFLGILDKVRDRIPHAAISTDIIVGFPGETEEDFQATLDVVEKSRFATAFTFQYSKRPGTPAADLPDQLPKAVVQERFERLTALQDRIAAEENRKQLGRRLEVMVTAQSGRKSGETHRLSGRSQDQRLVHFSVPDGAPAPRPGDLVTVTITEAAAFHLVADPTLEDYNLRRSRAGDAWDRSQADSCGAPAPGAAGTEPKAVSLGMPSLPLRTR, translated from the coding sequence GTGAGTTTGACCATTCCTTCCCCCCATTCCGGCGCAGCCCCCTCCGTTGAGCCCGATGCTGTCCCGCTGTCCGGTTCGGTTCCAGCCGGCGGAGCGCAGCCGCGTACTTACCAGGTCCGCACTTTCGGTTGCCAGATGAACGTGCACGACTCGGAGCGGATGGCCGGCATGCTCGAGGACGCGGGCTATGTTCCGGCAGACGGCGAACATGCTGACGTCGTGGTGTTCAATACGTGCGCTGTCCGGGAAAACGCCGACAACAAGCTCTACGGCAACCTCGGCATCCTGGCCCCCGTCAAGGCAGCCAACCCGGGCATGCAGATCGCCGTGGGCGGTTGCCTGGCCCAGAAGGACCGCGAAACCATCCTCAAGAAGGCACCGTGGGTGGACGCAGTCTTCGGTACCCACAACGTCGGTGCCCTGCCCGCGCTCCTGGACCGGGCACGGCACAACAATGAGGCCCAGCTGGAAATCCTGGAGTCCCTGGACGTCTTCCCGTCCACGCTGCCTACAAAACGCGACTCCGTCTACTCCGGCTGGGTGTCCATCTCGGTCGGTTGCAACAACACCTGCACGTTCTGCATTGTGCCCGCCCTCCGCGGCAAGGAGAAAGACCGCCGGCCCGGCGACATCCTCGCCGAGATCCAGGCGCTCGTGGACGACGGCGCCATCGAAGTGACCCTCCTTGGCCAGAACGTCAACTCCTACGGGGTCGAATTCGGGGACCGGCAGGCCTTCTCCAAGCTCCTTCGCGCATGCGGCGACATCCAGGGCCTTGAACGCGTCCGCTTCACCAGCCCGCACCCCGCCGCCTTTACCGACGACGTCATCGACGCGATGGCCGAGACGCCAAACGTGATGCCACAGCTTCACATGCCGCTGCAATCCGGTTCGGACCGCATCCTCAAGGCCATGAAGCGTTCCTACCGGTCCACCAAGTTCCTGGGCATCCTGGACAAGGTCCGCGACAGGATTCCGCACGCCGCCATCTCCACCGACATCATCGTGGGGTTCCCCGGCGAAACCGAAGAGGACTTCCAGGCCACGCTGGACGTGGTGGAAAAGTCCCGCTTTGCCACCGCTTTCACCTTCCAATATTCAAAGCGCCCCGGCACGCCCGCCGCCGATCTGCCTGACCAGCTGCCAAAGGCTGTTGTCCAGGAGCGGTTCGAACGCCTCACCGCCCTCCAGGACCGGATCGCTGCCGAGGAAAACCGGAAGCAGCTCGGCCGCAGGCTTGAGGTCATGGTCACCGCACAGTCCGGACGGAAATCCGGGGAAACCCATCGGTTGTCCGGCCGCTCGCAGGACCAGCGGCTGGTGCACTTCTCGGTTCCGGACGGCGCTCCGGCCCCCAGGCCCGGGGACCTGGTTACCGTCACCATCACCGAGGCCGCGGCCTTCCACCTGGTGGCCGATCCCACCCTGGAGGACTACAACCTGCGCCGCTCGCGGGCAGGGGACGCCTGGGACAGGTCCCAGGCCGATTCCTGTGGTGCGCCTGCCCCGGGCGCCGCCGGCACTGAACCCAAGGCTGTCTCCCTGGGCATGCCCTCGCTGCCGCTGCGCACCCGCTGA
- the miaA gene encoding tRNA (adenosine(37)-N6)-dimethylallyltransferase MiaA, translating to MAAPPVIAVVGPTGSGKSDLAVNLALELGGEVINADAMQFYRGMDIGTAKITMAERRGVPHHLLDILDVTEEASVSDFQQQAREVIEDIHARGKRAILAGGSGLYARAALDVLEFPGTDPTLRARLERDHAQLGTQALLDRLRAVDPDSADRVSDARRIIRALEVHELTGRPFSSFMPRREYYQPAVQVGLRVDREVLRERLAERVHRMVVAGLPEEVRLLDGRGLRRGKTASRALGYSQFLRVVDGTSTVADAAEETIVATRQFARRQLTWFRADPRITWLDWQDPGLVGTAAELCR from the coding sequence GTGGCCGCCCCGCCCGTCATCGCCGTCGTCGGTCCCACCGGCTCCGGTAAATCCGACCTCGCCGTCAACCTCGCCCTGGAACTGGGCGGCGAGGTCATCAACGCTGATGCCATGCAGTTCTACCGCGGCATGGACATCGGCACCGCCAAGATCACGATGGCTGAGCGCAGGGGCGTGCCGCACCACCTCCTGGACATCCTGGACGTGACAGAGGAGGCCAGCGTCTCCGACTTCCAGCAGCAGGCCCGGGAAGTCATCGAGGACATCCATGCCCGCGGCAAACGGGCAATACTCGCCGGCGGCTCCGGGCTGTACGCGCGGGCTGCCCTGGATGTCCTTGAATTCCCGGGGACGGACCCAACACTGCGTGCCCGGCTGGAGCGGGACCACGCGCAACTGGGCACTCAGGCGCTCCTGGACAGGTTGAGGGCCGTGGATCCTGATTCCGCTGACAGGGTCTCGGACGCCCGGCGGATTATCCGCGCCCTGGAAGTCCACGAACTCACCGGACGGCCCTTCAGCTCTTTCATGCCCCGGCGGGAGTACTACCAGCCGGCGGTCCAGGTGGGCCTGCGCGTGGACCGGGAAGTCCTGCGGGAGCGCCTGGCGGAACGGGTGCACCGGATGGTGGTGGCCGGCCTGCCGGAGGAAGTCCGCCTGCTCGATGGCCGGGGCCTGCGGCGGGGCAAAACCGCCTCCCGTGCACTTGGCTATTCACAGTTCCTGCGGGTGGTCGACGGCACGTCCACCGTTGCAGACGCCGCGGAGGAAACCATCGTGGCCACCCGGCAGTTCGCCCGCCGTCAGCTGACCTGGTTCCGCGCCGATCCCCGCATCACCTGGCTGGACTGGCAGGATCCGGGACTCGTTGGCACGGCGGCGGAGTTGTGCCGGTAG
- the dapF gene encoding diaminopimelate epimerase, translating to MNATPAETTGPVLHTLSGLRFSKGHGTGNDFVLVADPEGVHAIGADQAAALCDRHRGIGADGLIRAVPSRFLPEGRELLTETPDAEWFMDYRNADGSLSEMCGNGVRVFVHFLRSEGLIDLPDGGSLTIGTRGGVKTVVRTGNGYAVDMGPWEFIFPGEASAKAMDSLVTADGLEVPRPALSVSMGNPHTVVALAELDELQGTRLFTAPKVDPVPPNGTNVEFVVPAEPLVHDGVGSVTMRVHERGVGETQSCGTGACAAAVAIRHWAGPEAPDAWRVHVPGGVVGVKFFAGPAGHEHVELSGPAVIVASGTLS from the coding sequence ATGAATGCAACCCCCGCCGAAACCACCGGGCCTGTCCTGCACACGCTGAGCGGGCTCCGCTTTTCCAAGGGGCACGGGACCGGCAACGATTTCGTCCTGGTGGCCGACCCCGAGGGCGTCCACGCCATCGGTGCGGACCAGGCCGCCGCGCTCTGCGACCGGCACCGGGGGATCGGCGCCGACGGCCTGATCCGTGCCGTCCCTTCCCGTTTCCTGCCCGAAGGCCGGGAACTGCTCACCGAAACACCGGACGCGGAATGGTTCATGGATTACCGCAACGCCGACGGTTCGCTGTCCGAAATGTGCGGCAACGGGGTCAGGGTGTTCGTCCACTTCCTCCGGTCCGAGGGCCTGATCGATCTGCCCGACGGCGGATCGCTCACCATCGGCACCCGCGGCGGGGTGAAGACCGTGGTCCGGACAGGGAACGGTTACGCCGTGGACATGGGCCCCTGGGAGTTCATCTTCCCCGGGGAGGCAAGCGCCAAGGCCATGGATTCCCTGGTCACCGCCGACGGGCTGGAAGTTCCCCGGCCGGCCCTCTCCGTGAGCATGGGCAACCCGCACACGGTGGTGGCCCTCGCAGAACTGGACGAACTCCAAGGTACCCGGCTCTTCACCGCACCCAAGGTCGATCCGGTACCGCCAAACGGGACCAACGTGGAGTTCGTGGTCCCCGCGGAGCCGCTGGTCCACGACGGGGTGGGCTCTGTAACCATGCGGGTGCACGAACGGGGTGTGGGGGAGACCCAGTCCTGCGGAACCGGCGCCTGTGCCGCCGCCGTGGCCATCCGGCACTGGGCCGGCCCCGAAGCGCCCGACGCCTGGCGGGTCCACGTTCCGGGCGGAGTGGTGGGCGTGAAGTTCTTTGCCGGCCCCGCCGGCCACGAGCACGT